In Candidatus Roseilinea sp., one DNA window encodes the following:
- a CDS encoding 2-dehydro-3-deoxy-phosphogluconate aldolase, which translates to MIEAGRVIAILRGDYTGYFRQIARTLADAGITAMEVTLNSPGALDGLHEMKAELGDRFLLGAGTVLNESQVFEAIGAGAQFIVAPNTNPRVVAICVERDICVIPGAYTPTEIMNAVELGAHLIKLFPAELGYFKAVRAPLSHVPFVATGGVSLDNAAEYIQAGAVAVGMGSQLIGDYVKQPGGIEALSQRAHRLMQTLALGPQGIRAI; encoded by the coding sequence ATGATCGAAGCTGGGCGCGTCATCGCGATTCTGCGCGGCGACTACACCGGATACTTTCGGCAGATCGCACGGACACTGGCCGACGCCGGCATCACCGCCATGGAAGTCACGCTGAACTCGCCCGGCGCGCTCGACGGCCTGCACGAGATGAAAGCCGAGCTGGGCGACCGGTTCCTGCTCGGCGCCGGCACGGTGCTGAACGAGTCCCAGGTGTTTGAAGCCATCGGCGCCGGCGCGCAGTTCATCGTCGCGCCGAACACCAACCCACGCGTGGTCGCGATCTGCGTCGAGCGCGACATCTGCGTGATCCCCGGCGCATACACCCCCACCGAGATCATGAACGCGGTCGAGCTGGGCGCGCACCTGATCAAGCTCTTCCCGGCAGAACTGGGCTATTTCAAGGCCGTGCGCGCGCCGTTGAGTCACGTGCCGTTCGTGGCCACCGGCGGCGTGTCGTTGGACAACGCTGCCGAATACATCCAGGCCGGCGCGGTCGCCGTAGGCATGGGTAGCCAACTCATCGGCGACTACGTGAAGCAGCCCGGGGGCATCGAGGCACTGAGCCAGCGGGCGCACCGGTTAATGCAGACGCTGGCGCTCGGGCCGCAGGGCATCCGG